One Polyodon spathula isolate WHYD16114869_AA chromosome 58, ASM1765450v1, whole genome shotgun sequence genomic window carries:
- the LOC121307784 gene encoding septin-2 isoform X1 — MSHSGEKGKFPEAAGYVGFANLPNQVHRKSVKKGFEFTLMVVGESGLGKSTLINSLFLTDLYPERFIPGAAEKIERTVQIEASTVEIEERGVKLRLTVVDTPGYGDAINSQDCFKTIIQYIDNQFERYLHDESGLNRRHIVDNRVHCCFYFISPFGHGLKPLDVEFMKAIHSKVNIVPVIAKADTLTLKERDRLKRRILDEIAQQGIRIYQLPDADSDEDEEFKEQTRVLKASVPFAVIGSNQLIEVKGKKIRGRLYPWGVVEVENPEHNDFLKLRTMLVTHMQDLQEVTQDLHYENFRSERLKRPGRSTGAVEEEGVDKDRILMQKEAELRRMQEMIYQMQAQMRMKPADE; from the exons ATGTCTCACTCTGGAGAGAAAGGGAAG TTTCCAGAAGCTGCTGGGTATGTGGGCTTTGCTAACTTGCCCAACCAGGTTCACAGAAAATCAGTCAAGAAAGGCTTTGAATTCACCTTGATGGTAGTTG GCGAGTCGGGTCTAGGGAAATCCACCCTCATTAACAGCCTGTTCCTGACAGACCTGTACCCGGAGCGCTTCATTCCCGGAGCTGCAG AGAAGATCGAGCGGACGGTTCAGATTGAGGCATCGACGGTGGAGATTGAGGAGAGGGGCGTGAAGCTGAGGCTCACTGTGGTCGACACGCCGGGCTACGGGGATGCGATCAACAGCCAAGACTG CTTCAAAACCATTATCCAGTACATTGATAACCAGTTTGAACGCTACCTCCACGATGAGAGCGGCCTGAACCGAAGACACATCGTGGACAACCGAGTCCACTGCTGCTTCTACTTCATCTCCCCCTTCGGACACGG ccTCAAGCCCCTGGATGTTGAATTCATGAAGGCGATCCACAGTAAGGTGAACATCGTCCCTGTCATTGCCAAGGCAGATACCCTGACTCTGAAAGAAAGGGACCGGCTCAAGAGAAGG ATCCTGGATGAGATTGCTCAGCAGGGGATCCGGATCTACCAGCTCCCAGACGCAGACTCGGACGAGGATGAGGAGTTCAAGGAGCAGACCCGAGTCCTGAAG GCCAGCGTCCCCTTCGCTGTGATTGGATCGAACCAGCTGATCGAGGTGAAAGGGAAGAAGATCAGAGGTCGCCTGTACCCCTGGGGTGTGGTGGAGGTGGAGAACCCCGAGCACAACGACTTCCTCAAACTGCGCACCATGCTTGT CACTCACATGCAGGACCTGCAGGAGGTGACCCAGGATCTGCACTACGAGAACTTCCGCTCGGAGCGTCTGAAGAGGCCCGGCCGGTCCACGGG GGCAGTGGAGGAGGAAGGGGTCGACAAGGACAGGATCCTGATGCAGAAGGAGGCTGAG CTGCGCAGGATGCAGGAGATGATTTACCAGATGCAGGCTCAGATGAGAATGAAGCCCGCGGACGAGTGA
- the LOC121307784 gene encoding septin-2 isoform X2, whose amino-acid sequence MSHSGEKGKVGEFPEAAGYVGFANLPNQVHRKSVKKGFEFTLMVVGESGLGKSTLINSLFLTDLYPERFIPGAAEKIERTVQIEASTVEIEERGVKLRLTVVDTPGYGDAINSQDCFKTIIQYIDNQFERYLHDESGLNRRHIVDNRVHCCFYFISPFGHGLKPLDVEFMKAIHSKVNIVPVIAKADTLTLKERDRLKRRILDEIAQQGIRIYQLPDADSDEDEEFKEQTRVLKASVPFAVIGSNQLIEVKGKKIRGRLYPWGVVEVENPEHNDFLKLRTMLVTHMQDLQEVTQDLHYENFRSERLKRPGRSTGAVEEEGVDKDRILMQKEAELRRMQEMIYQMQAQMRMKPADE is encoded by the exons ATGTCTCACTCTGGAGAGAAAGGGAAGGTGGGTGAG TTTCCAGAAGCTGCTGGGTATGTGGGCTTTGCTAACTTGCCCAACCAGGTTCACAGAAAATCAGTCAAGAAAGGCTTTGAATTCACCTTGATGGTAGTTG GCGAGTCGGGTCTAGGGAAATCCACCCTCATTAACAGCCTGTTCCTGACAGACCTGTACCCGGAGCGCTTCATTCCCGGAGCTGCAG AGAAGATCGAGCGGACGGTTCAGATTGAGGCATCGACGGTGGAGATTGAGGAGAGGGGCGTGAAGCTGAGGCTCACTGTGGTCGACACGCCGGGCTACGGGGATGCGATCAACAGCCAAGACTG CTTCAAAACCATTATCCAGTACATTGATAACCAGTTTGAACGCTACCTCCACGATGAGAGCGGCCTGAACCGAAGACACATCGTGGACAACCGAGTCCACTGCTGCTTCTACTTCATCTCCCCCTTCGGACACGG ccTCAAGCCCCTGGATGTTGAATTCATGAAGGCGATCCACAGTAAGGTGAACATCGTCCCTGTCATTGCCAAGGCAGATACCCTGACTCTGAAAGAAAGGGACCGGCTCAAGAGAAGG ATCCTGGATGAGATTGCTCAGCAGGGGATCCGGATCTACCAGCTCCCAGACGCAGACTCGGACGAGGATGAGGAGTTCAAGGAGCAGACCCGAGTCCTGAAG GCCAGCGTCCCCTTCGCTGTGATTGGATCGAACCAGCTGATCGAGGTGAAAGGGAAGAAGATCAGAGGTCGCCTGTACCCCTGGGGTGTGGTGGAGGTGGAGAACCCCGAGCACAACGACTTCCTCAAACTGCGCACCATGCTTGT CACTCACATGCAGGACCTGCAGGAGGTGACCCAGGATCTGCACTACGAGAACTTCCGCTCGGAGCGTCTGAAGAGGCCCGGCCGGTCCACGGG GGCAGTGGAGGAGGAAGGGGTCGACAAGGACAGGATCCTGATGCAGAAGGAGGCTGAG CTGCGCAGGATGCAGGAGATGATTTACCAGATGCAGGCTCAGATGAGAATGAAGCCCGCGGACGAGTGA
- the LOC121307683 gene encoding scavenger receptor class B member 1-like: HTVLWIQCPTLESNDSEGTVRLLDDLVCVLQVNYWNSEQCNKINGTAGQMWPPFMTPETTLPFYSPDVCRSMELVYERPGEILGIPTYRFVAPKTMFANGSVYPPNEGFCPCRESGIQNVSSCRFNSPVFISHPHFYNADPVLLQTVDGLNPNEEEHGLFIDIHPKTGIPMNCSIRLQLSLYIKKVSGISETGKISPVVMPMIWFAERGYIDGPVLDTFYNNLVLLPSIMDCVQYIFIALGGLMLTAAVFLGIRNKDKPYNSHINSTGANEPKRVEPEKTSVEKEHRKVIHEAHL; encoded by the exons cacacagtgctgtggaTACAGTGTCCTACCCTTGAGTCGAATGACTCGGAAGGAACTGTGAGGCTGCTGGATGATTTAGTTTGTGTTCTGCAGGTAAATTACTGGAATTCAGAGCAGTGCAACAAGATCAATGGGACTGCAGGACAGATGTGGCCTCCTTTCATGACCCCTGAAACCACTCTGCCTTTCTACAGCCCAGACGTCTGCAG ATCGATGGAGCTAGTGTACGAGAGACCCGGGGAGATACTTGGCATCCCCACGTACCGCTTCGTGGCTCCGAAGACCATGTTTGCTAACGGGTCGGTGTACCCCCCCAACGAGGGCTTCTGCCCCTGCAGAGAGTCTGGCATCCAGAACGTCAGCAGCTGCAGGTTCA ACTCCCCTGTTTTTATCTCCCACCCCCATTTCTACAATGCTGACCCCGTACTGCTGCAGACGGTGGACGGCTTGAACCCCAATGAGGAGGAGCATGGGCTGTTCATCGATATCCACCCA AAAACTGGTATTCCCATGAACTGCTCCATCAGACTGCAGCTGAGTCTGTACATCAAAAAAGTATCTGGCATATC GGAGACTGGAAAGATCAGTCCGGTGGTCATGCCTATGATCTGGTTTGCGGAG AGAGGGTACATCGACGGGCCCGTCTTAGACACGTTCTATAACAACCTGGTGCTGCTTCCCTCCATAATGGACTGCGTGCAGTACATCTTCATCGCACTGGGAGGGCTAATGCTCACCGCTGCGGTGTTCCTGGGGATACGTAACAAG GACAAACCCTATAATAGTCATATAAACAGCACAGGCGCAAACGAGCCCAAACGGGTCGAACCTGAGAAAACTAGCGTGGAGAAAGAGCACAGGAAAGTAATACACGAAGCCCACCTCTAG
- the LOC121307744 gene encoding zinc finger protein 3-like: MNMSTVATRNSSLQRRPGGVPSSQRKPYKCSKCERAFNTLAKLERHGRRAHAEARRHSCSGCQQSFSDPVELATHLRHAHGIHRPHKCPLCARTFALLSSLRVHKRTHVGGQSFLPSSSLQQQQQSKIPRVRDYKCLTCGKDFSKPYHLRRHQEVHLTALSHKCPDCGKCFRANTHLYLHRLVHGPKHKCDRCNKFFVHEAGLEGHLQRFHSQSGGEEEEGGGEREQAPPPSPEPLHRCSQCTKRFRSAARLAVHRRRFHARQEEEEKEATPESKTFACTLCDRVFRHSSTLSHHKSRHLRQELRCSVCTHDLANGGSLQLRVRLHHTGGKRPYHCLVCTRTFCAMLTFLRHCEKHQQQDKEGQGAGSAE; encoded by the coding sequence atGAACATGTCGACCGTTGCCACTCGAAACAGCAGCTTGCAGCGCAGGCCCGGCGGGGTCCCCAGCAGCCAGAGGAAGCCCTACAAGTGCTCCAAGTGCGAGCGTGCCTTCAATACCCTTGCCAAGCTGGAGCGGCACGGCCGGAGAGCCCACGCAGAGGCGCGTAGGCACAGCTGCTCGGGCTGCCAGCAGAGCTTCTCGGACCCGGTCGAGCTCGCCACACACCTGCGTCATGCCCACGGGATCCACAGACCACACAAGTGCCCGCTGTGCGCCAGGACCTTCGCCCTGCTCTCCAGCCTGCGGGTGCACAAGAGAACCCACGTGGGCGGGCAGAGCTTCCTCCCGAGCTCCagcctccagcagcagcagcagagtaaGATCCCCAGAGTTAGGGATTACAAGTGCCTCACCTGCGGTAAGGACTTCTCCAAGCCCTACCACCTCCGGAGGCACCAGGAGGTGCATCTGACCGCCTTGAGCCACAAGTGTCCAGACTGTGGGAAGTGCTTCAGGGCCAACACTCACCTGTACCTCCACCGGCTCGTGCACGGCCCTAAGCACAAGTGTGACCGGTGCAACAAGTTCTTTGTCCACGAGGCGGGGCTTGAGGGTCACCTGCAGAGGTTTCACAGCCAGTCAGGGGGtgaggaggaggaaggaggaggagaaagagaacaagcaccaccaccatcaccagaGCCCCTTCACCGATGCAGCCAGTGCACGAAGCGCTTCCGATCGGCCGCCCGGCTCGCGGTGCATCGCCGCCGCTTCCACGCCcgccaagaggaggaggagaaggaggcaacTCCAGAGAGCAAGACGTTCGCCTGCACGCTCTGCGACAGGGTCTTCAGGCACTCCTCCACCCTCTCGCACCACAAGAGTAGGCACCTCCGCCAGGAGCTGCGCTGCAGCGTGTGCACCCATGACCTTGCCAACGGCGGGTCCCTGCAGCTCCGAGTCCGCCTGCACCACACCGGCGGGAAGAGGCCTTACCACTGCCTGGTCTGCACCAGGACCTTCTGCGCCATGCTGACCTTCCTGAGGCACTGCGAGAAGCATCAGCAGCAGGACAAGGAAGGGCAAGGAGCCGGGAGCGCCGAGTAG